A window from Cryobacterium sp. SO1 encodes these proteins:
- a CDS encoding glycoside hydrolase family 1 protein has protein sequence MLTFPQGFLWGAATAAHQIEGNNVNSNWWPKEHAQGTTMVEPSGDAADSFHRYRDDIKLLADLGLDSYRFSIEWARIEPERGFTSRSAVDHYRRMVDTCHEFGIQPIVTLMHFTVPRWFENDGFWRSKDAADLFARYTELALPVVAEGVNYVCTINEPNIAAMLAGGEYAANLVAHGLPDPDLQVADALLISHQRSREVLSQVSGLKTGWTIATQAFVAVDEEGAAEKLVEYGHPREDWYLENVKGDDFVGVQAYTRTFIGPEGPRPVAENVETTLTGWEFFPPAAGIGVRAAWELTDHVPVMVTENGIATADDSRRIDYTQGALEGLHACIEDGIDLLGYLHWSALDNYEWASGFTPTFGLIAWDKQTFARTPKPSASWLGEVARRNGLEPSVAPAPTFA, from the coding sequence ATGCTCACTTTCCCCCAAGGCTTCCTGTGGGGCGCCGCCACGGCCGCCCACCAGATCGAGGGCAACAACGTCAACAGCAACTGGTGGCCCAAGGAGCATGCCCAGGGCACGACCATGGTCGAACCCTCCGGGGACGCCGCCGACAGCTTCCACCGCTACCGCGACGACATCAAGCTGCTCGCCGACCTGGGCCTGGACTCCTACAGGTTCAGCATCGAGTGGGCGCGCATCGAACCCGAGCGCGGCTTCACCTCGCGTTCGGCCGTGGACCACTACCGCCGCATGGTCGACACCTGCCACGAGTTCGGCATCCAGCCGATCGTGACGCTGATGCACTTCACGGTGCCGCGCTGGTTCGAGAACGACGGGTTCTGGCGGTCGAAGGATGCCGCCGACCTGTTCGCGCGCTACACCGAGCTGGCCCTGCCCGTCGTGGCTGAGGGTGTCAACTACGTGTGCACCATCAACGAGCCCAATATCGCTGCGATGCTGGCCGGCGGAGAATACGCCGCCAACCTGGTGGCGCACGGGCTGCCCGACCCCGACCTGCAGGTGGCGGATGCGTTGCTCATCTCGCACCAGCGCTCTCGCGAGGTGCTCTCCCAGGTGAGCGGGCTCAAGACCGGCTGGACCATTGCCACCCAGGCCTTCGTGGCCGTGGACGAAGAGGGCGCCGCCGAGAAGCTCGTCGAGTACGGCCACCCGCGCGAGGACTGGTACCTGGAGAACGTGAAGGGTGACGACTTCGTGGGCGTGCAGGCCTACACCCGCACCTTCATCGGCCCAGAGGGCCCCCGCCCGGTCGCCGAGAACGTGGAGACCACGCTCACCGGCTGGGAGTTCTTCCCGCCGGCCGCCGGCATCGGCGTGCGCGCCGCGTGGGAGCTCACCGACCACGTGCCCGTCATGGTCACCGAGAACGGCATCGCCACCGCGGACGACAGCCGCCGCATCGACTATACCCAGGGCGCCCTCGAGGGCCTGCACGCCTGCATCGAGGACGGCATCGACCTGCTCGGTTACCTGCACTGGTCGGCGCTGGACAACTACGAGTGGGCCTCGGGCTTCACGCCCACCTTCGGCCTGATCGCCTGGGACAAGCAGACCTTCGCCCGCACCCCGAAGCCCAGCGCCAGCTGGCTCGGCGAGGTCGCCCGTCGCAACGGCCTCGAGCCGTCGGTCGCCCCCGCCCCCACCTTCGCATAA
- a CDS encoding LysE/ArgO family amino acid transporter has protein sequence MTPATTLLPALLGLATGLSLIIAIGAQNAFVLRLGIEGRTRVILPVVLICAVSDAALILAGVLGMGALVAAAPVAMVVVRIVGAAFLVGYGLWAARRAIRPGALLVTGSPGATGLGAAVGTVLALTWLNPHVYLDTVVLLGSVASQQDAAERWWWAGGAMTASLVWFAALGFGARLLRPVFARPGAWRILDGIIAVVMLALGARLAFDL, from the coding sequence ATGACCCCCGCGACGACACTCCTGCCCGCACTGCTGGGCCTGGCGACGGGGCTCTCCCTGATCATCGCGATCGGCGCCCAGAACGCGTTCGTGCTGCGACTGGGCATCGAGGGGCGCACCCGGGTGATCCTGCCGGTGGTGCTGATCTGCGCCGTGTCCGATGCGGCGCTGATCCTGGCCGGGGTGCTGGGCATGGGCGCCCTGGTCGCGGCGGCGCCGGTGGCCATGGTCGTGGTGCGTATCGTCGGCGCGGCGTTCCTGGTGGGTTACGGACTGTGGGCGGCCCGCCGCGCCATTCGGCCGGGCGCCCTCCTGGTGACCGGCTCCCCCGGTGCCACCGGGCTGGGGGCCGCCGTGGGCACGGTTCTCGCGCTCACCTGGCTCAACCCGCACGTGTACCTGGACACCGTGGTGCTGCTGGGGTCGGTGGCCTCCCAGCAGGATGCCGCCGAACGCTGGTGGTGGGCCGGCGGCGCCATGACCGCGAGCCTGGTGTGGTTCGCGGCCCTGGGTTTCGGCGCGCGCCTGCTGCGCCCGGTGTTCGCACGCCCAGGGGCCTGGCGCATCCTGGACGGCATCATCGCCGTGGTCATGCTCGCCCTCGGCGCCCGGCTGGCCTTCGACCTTTAG
- a CDS encoding LysR family transcriptional regulator ArgP, with translation MQRFTLDQLETLRALIEDGTFEKAARRLHVTASAVSQRVKAMEQSSGRVLVQRTSPVLLTPAGAVVLRYARQVELLEADTERALQEDGPADRPVLISLAVNADSLATWFLGALAGVAADLDLTFDLHREDQEHTISLLRSGAVMAAVTSNRDSIQGRVTEPLGRMRYRAVATPAFVRRWLPTGLDALSAAPVVTFDRNDDLQDAFLRAHAGRPGEAPRHFIPTSHDFARAVLLGLGWGVLPEQQCLAEIADGSLVELAAAHPVDVPLYWQRWNLSSPLLDAVSAAVRAEASRELRPLPG, from the coding sequence ATGCAACGCTTCACGCTCGACCAACTGGAGACCCTGCGCGCCCTGATCGAGGACGGTACCTTCGAGAAGGCCGCCCGCCGCCTGCACGTGACGGCGTCGGCCGTCTCCCAGCGGGTCAAGGCCATGGAGCAGTCCTCCGGCCGGGTGCTTGTGCAGCGCACCAGCCCGGTGCTGCTCACGCCCGCCGGTGCCGTGGTGCTGCGCTATGCGCGCCAGGTCGAGCTCCTGGAGGCCGACACCGAGCGGGCGCTGCAGGAGGATGGGCCCGCCGACCGGCCGGTGCTGATCTCCCTCGCCGTGAACGCCGACAGCCTGGCCACCTGGTTCCTCGGCGCCCTCGCCGGGGTGGCCGCCGACCTGGACCTCACCTTCGATCTGCACCGCGAAGACCAGGAGCACACCATCTCGCTGCTGCGCTCCGGCGCCGTCATGGCCGCGGTCACCTCCAACCGCGACTCCATCCAGGGCCGTGTGACCGAGCCGCTGGGCCGGATGCGTTACCGCGCCGTGGCGACGCCGGCCTTCGTGCGGCGCTGGCTCCCGACCGGGCTCGACGCGCTGTCGGCGGCGCCCGTGGTGACCTTCGACCGCAACGACGACCTGCAGGATGCCTTCCTGCGCGCCCACGCCGGACGGCCCGGCGAGGCGCCCCGCCACTTCATCCCCACCTCCCACGACTTCGCCCGCGCCGTGCTGCTCGGTCTGGGCTGGGGCGTGTTGCCCGAACAGCAGTGCCTGGCCGAGATTGCCGACGGCTCCCTGGTGGAGCTCGCGGCGGCGCATCCGGTGGACGTGCCGCTCTACTGGCAGCGCTGGAACCTGTCGTCGCCGCTGCTGGATGCCGTGTCGGCCGCGGTGCGCGCCGAGGCGAGCCGGGAACTGCGGCCGCTGCCTGGCTGA
- a CDS encoding alpha/beta fold hydrolase, with the protein MTAAFGALALAPELEHFSIHTAAGPLTAFRVRPQCPSRGVALLVPGFTGSKEDFRLLLPLIAAHGWEVVSYSQRGQADSAAPVGIESYRLDDFAADAVTVAHAIGAGGPVHLVGHSLGGLVARAALLRSVSPKDGPALFTDLTMLCSGPGGRAGAHEDEAELVAEHGTLAVWALDHPVGSPLTADDEFVRDRLIASSVDNILGGIRILQSTPDSTADVRATRVPTLVAHGDTDDAWPIPSQKLMAEQLGAVYRVIPQAGHLPNLDNPGFTAAMLDEFWASTS; encoded by the coding sequence GTGACGGCCGCGTTCGGCGCCCTGGCCCTGGCCCCGGAGCTCGAGCACTTCAGCATCCACACCGCGGCGGGCCCGCTCACGGCGTTCCGGGTGCGGCCGCAGTGCCCGAGCCGTGGCGTGGCACTGCTGGTGCCGGGCTTCACCGGCTCCAAGGAGGACTTCCGGCTGCTGCTGCCGCTGATCGCGGCGCACGGCTGGGAGGTCGTGAGCTACAGCCAGCGCGGCCAGGCCGACTCCGCCGCGCCCGTGGGCATCGAGAGCTACCGGCTTGACGACTTCGCGGCGGATGCCGTCACGGTCGCCCACGCCATCGGCGCGGGCGGCCCGGTGCACCTGGTGGGCCACAGCCTGGGCGGCCTCGTCGCCCGGGCCGCGCTGCTGCGCAGTGTTTCCCCGAAGGATGGGCCGGCGCTGTTCACCGACCTGACCATGCTCTGCTCCGGCCCCGGCGGCCGCGCGGGTGCGCACGAGGACGAGGCCGAGTTGGTGGCCGAACACGGCACCCTGGCCGTCTGGGCACTCGACCACCCGGTGGGCAGCCCGCTCACCGCCGACGACGAGTTCGTGCGCGACCGCCTGATCGCCTCCTCGGTCGACAACATTCTCGGCGGCATCCGCATCCTCCAGTCCACCCCGGACTCCACCGCCGACGTGCGGGCCACCCGGGTGCCGACCCTCGTCGCCCACGGCGACACCGACGACGCCTGGCCCATCCCGTCTCAGAAGCTCATGGCCGAGCAGCTCGGCGCCGTGTACCGGGTGATCCCGCAGGCCGGTCACCTGCCCAACCTCGACAACCCGGGCTTCACGGCCGCGATGCTCGACGAGTTCTGGGCATCCACCAGCTGA